In the Pan paniscus chromosome 8, NHGRI_mPanPan1-v2.0_pri, whole genome shotgun sequence genome, one interval contains:
- the ERCC6 gene encoding chimeric ERCC6-PGBD3 protein isoform X2: MPNEGIPHSSQTQEQDCLQSQPVSNNEEMAIKQESGGGGEVEEYLSFRSVGDGLSTSAVGCASAAPRRGPALLHIDRHQIQAVEPSAQALELQGLGVDVYDQDVLEQGVLQQVDNAIHEASRASQLADVEKEYRSVLDDLTSCTTSLRQINKIIEQLSPQAATSRDINRKLDSVKRQKYNKEQQLKKITAKQKHLQAILGGAEVKIELDHASLEEDAEPGPSSLGSMLMPVQETAWEELIRTGQMTPFGTQIPQKQEKKPRKIMLNEASGFEKYLADQAKLSFERKKQACNKRAARKTPAPVTPPAPVQNKPNKKARVLSKKEERLKKHIKKLQKRALQFQGKVGLPKARRPWESDMMPEAEGDSEGEGSEYFPTEEEEEEEDDEVEGAEADLSGDGTDYELKPLPKGGKRQKKVPVQEIDDDFFPSSGEEAEAASVGEGGGGGRKVGRYRDDGDEDYYKQRLSPKMPRTLSLHEITDLLETDDSIEASAIVIQPPENATAPVSDEESGDEEGGTINNLPGSLLHTAAYLIQDGSDAESDSDDPSYAPKDDSPDEVPSTFTVQQPPPSRRRKMTKILCKWKKADLTVQPVAGRVTAPPNDFFTVMRTPTEILELFLDDEVIELIVKYSNLYACSKGVHLGLTSSEFKCFLGIIFLSGYVSVPRRRMFWEQRTDVHNVLVSAAMRRDRFENIFSNLHVADNANLDPVDKFSKLRPLISKLNERCMKFVPNETYFSFDEFMVPYFGRHGCKQFIRGKPIRFGYKFWCGATCLGYICWFQPYQGKNPNTKHEEYGVGASLVLQFSEALTEAHPGQYHFVFNNFFTSIALLDKLSSMGHQATGTVRKDHIDKVPLESDVALKKKERGTFDYRIDGKGNIVCRWNDNSVVTVASSGAGIHPLCLVSRYSQKLKKKIQVQQPNMIKVYNQFMGGVGRADENIDKYRASIRGKKWYSSPLLFCFELVLQNAWQLHKTYDEKPVDFLEFRRRVVCHYLETHGHPPEPGQKGRPQKRNIDSRYDGINHVIVKQGKQTRCAECHKNTTFRCEKCDVALHVKCSVEYHTE; encoded by the exons ATGCCAAATGAGGGAATCCCCCACTCAAGTCAAACTCAGGAGCAAGACTGTTTACAGAGTCAACCTGTCAGTAATAATGAAGAAATGGCAATCAAGCAAgaaagtggtggtggtggggaggtggaggagtACCTGTCCTTTCGTTCTGTGGGTGATGGGCTGTCCACCTCTGCTGTGGGGTGCGCATCAGCAGCTCCGAGGAGAGGGCCAGCCCTGCTGCACATCGACCGACATCAGATCCAGGCGGTAGAGCCTAGCGCCCAGGCCCTTGAGCTGCAGGGTTTGGGTGTGGACGTCTATGACCAGGACGTGCTGGAACAGGGAGTGCTTCAGCAGGTGGACAATGCCATCCATGAGGCCAGCCGTGCCTCCCAGCTCGCTGACGTGGAGAAGGAGTATCGGTCGGTCCTGGATGACCTCAC gTCATGTACGACATCCCTAaggcaaatcaataaaattattgaACAGCTTAGCCCTCAAGCTGCCACCAGCAGAGACATCAACAGGAAACTAGATTCTGTAAAACGACAGAAGTATAATAAG GAACAACAGCTAAAAAAGATCACTGCAAAACAAAAGCATCTCCAGGCCATCCTTGGAGGAGCAGAGGTGAAGATTGAACTAGATCACGCCAGTCTGGAGGAGGATGCAG AGCCGGGGCCATCCAGTCTTGGCAGCATGCTCATGCCTGTCCAGGAGACTGCCTGGGAAGAGCTCATCCGCACTGGCCAGATGACACCTTTTGGTACCCAGATCCCTCAGAAACAGGAGAAAAAGCCCAGAAAAATCATGCTCAATGAAGCATCAGGCTTCGAAAAGTATTTGGCAGATCAAGCAAAACTGTCTTTTGAAAGGAAGAAGCAAGCTTGTAATAAAAGAGCAGCTAGAAAAACTCCAGCCCCAGTCACGCCTCCAGCCCCAGTGCAAAATAAACCAAACAAGAAAGCCAGAGTTCTGTCCAAAAAAGAGGAGCGTTTGAAAAAGCACATCAAGAAACTCCAGAAGAGGGCTTTGCAGTTCCAGGGGAAAGTGGGATTGCCAAAGGCAAGGAGACCTTGGGAGTCAGACATGAtgccagaggcagagggagactctgaGGGTGAAGGGTCTGAGTATTTCCccacagaggaggaggaagaggaggaagatgacGAGGTAGAGGGGGCAGAGGCGGACCTGTCTGGAGATGGTACTGACTATGAGCTGAAGCCTCTGCCCAAGGGCGGGAAACGGCAGAAGAAAGTGCCAGTGCAGGAGATTGATGATGACTTTTTCCCAAGTTCTGGGGAAGAAGCTGAAGCTGCTTCtgtaggagaaggaggaggaggaggtcgGAAAGTGGGAAGATACCGAGATGATGGAGATGAAGATTATTATAAGCAGCGGTTAAG TCCCAAGATGCCTCGAACACTAAGTTTACATGAAATAACTGACCTTTTAGAGACAGATGACAGCATAGAAGCAAGTGCTATAGTGATACAACCACCTGAAAATGCTACAGCACCTGTTTCTGATGAGGAATCAGGAGATGAAGAAGGTGGAACAATAAATAATCTGCCAGGTTCTTTGTTGCACACAGCTGCGTATCTTATTCAAGATGGCTCTGATGCTGAGTCTGACTCAGATGATCCCTCATACGCACCTAAAGATGACTCTCCTGATGAAGTTCCATCTACGTTTACTGTGCAGCAACCTCCACCATCAAGGAGgaggaaaatgacaaaaattcTTTGCAAATGGAAAAAAGCCGACCTAACTGTACAACCCGTAGCAGGTAGAGTTACAGCACCACCAAATGATTTCTTCACCGTAATGAGAACTCCCACAGAAATTCTTGAACTTTTTCTTGATGACGAGGTCATTGAACTCATTGTCAAGTACTCCAACTTATATGCTTGCAGTAAAGGTGTACATCTTGGCTTGACTAGCTCTGAATTCAAATGTTTTCTGGGAATTATTTTTCTGAGTGGTTATGTCTCAGTTCCTAGAAGGCGTATGTTTTGGGAACAAAGAACAGATGTGCATAATGTACTGGTTAGTGCTGCCATGAGACGTGACcggtttgaaaatatattttctaatttgcatGTTGCTGACAATGCAAATTTGGATCCAGTGGACAAATTTTCCAAATTGCGACCTCTCATAAGCAAACTTAATGAGAGATGCATGAAATTTGTTCCAAATGAAACATATTTCAGCTTTGATGAATTCATGGTTCCTTATTTTGGTCGTCACGGGTGCAAACAATTTATTCGGGGAAAGCCCATTCGGTTTGGCTATAAGTTTTGGTGTGGTGCCACCTGTCTGGGCTACATTTGCTGGTTTCAGCCGTATCAGGGTAAAAACCCAAATACTAAACATGAGGAATATGGTGTCGGTGCGTCACTTGTCCTTCAGTTTAGTGAGGCACTTACAGAGGCACACCCTGGACAATACCATTTTGTATTCAATAACTTTTTCACCAGTATTGCACTTCTTGATAAGCTCAGTTCAATGGGACATCAGGCAACAGGTACAGTGAGAAAGGATCACATTGACAAAGTTCCACTGGAATCAGATGtagctttaaagaaaaaagaaagaggcacaTTTGATTATCGAATTGATGGCAAAGGCAATATTGTCTGCAGATGGAATGATAACAGTGTTGTCACTGTTGCCTCATCTGGTGCTGGTATCCATCCCCTGTGTCTTGTCAGTCGTTACTCCcagaaactgaaaaagaagaTCCAAGTTCAGCAGCCAAACATGATCAAAGTGTATAACCAGTTCATGGGAGGCGTAGGCAGAGCTGATGAAAACATTGATAAGTATCGGGCATCAATCCGTGGAAAGAAATGGTATTCAAGCCCTCTTTTGTTCTGTTTCGAATTGGTCTTACAAAATGCTTGGCAATTGCATAAAACATATGATGAGAAACCAGTGGATTTTCTGGAGTTTCGTCGACGTGTGGTATGCCATTATCTGGAGACCCATGGTCATCCTCCAGAACCTGGCCAAAAAGGAAGACCTCAGAAGCGTAACATTGACTCACGTTATGATGGCATAAATCATGTGATAGTCAAACAGGGAAAACAAACGCGATGCGCTGAATGTCATAAGAACACAACTTTTCGATGTGAAAAATGTGATGTTGCCTTACATGTGAAGTGTTCCGTTGAATATCACACTGAATAG